The genome window TTAGAAAATAACAGGAATAATATTAACTTTGTTACACTGTATGGTGTGTGTAATTGCATATTATTCATAAGTCCCTATTGGTGAAATGATACAACTGGGGCATGTCATTGGTTGGTGGATGGGAAGAATATGGCCTATGCACCGGAAACATTCGCATGACGAGGTCAGAAGGCGAGAGACTTGAAGGAGGAGCTCTGGCATTTGGTGAGGCTGGGCAGCGGAGTTTTTTTGGGGAAAGCGGAAAAGAAGTCCCATCCCGGTAGCTGAGTAAGCTAACCAAGTGCAACGTGACTCGTGGGCATGCTTATATTTGAAGTGTAAGTAGCTGCACAGTTGGCGCCCTTGGCTTCCAAACAGTCAGTGGTTCCACTGTGTAGCCAGCGTGGGAGCCACACAGCCCGGATAGCGCCCTGGTGACCTGGAAAGCCAGTGGTTCCTCCGGCTACGAGGGAGCAAAGTCATCAGCTATCTGCAGTTGGCCTTGTACAGAGCGCGCGAGGTTTTCCTTTGTTTCCGATGGGGACTATGGTACCGTGAGTAAAGGACAGTGGGGTTTTTTCCCCAGTCAAAGGACAATTAACAGGCTTGCAACGTTTTATTTTGGGGGATATTTTGTTTAAATGCTGACTTCTTTGTTTAATACATGCACATGTATTGTGAAGGTGTATAGTAACCAAGGTTATCTGAGTGTGGTCACACCATTTTGCTCTACTATGTTCTAAGGGATTGTTCAGCCCTGCGTGGCTAAAGTGTATTTTGTTTCGTCTTTTTGATTATTGGAGAACATTGTATGGTGACATTGAGTGCGACAAGAGAATTTCTATTGTTTAATTGCTGCATTTACTAGGATATGGAGATTTAGTTGATTAAATGGGAGCCGTGATTACGTGTAGCAGCGGTACTGCAGTAGCGGCAattagggggccaagcaccctcgCGGTTAACCTGTGTACCTACTACTTTTCTAGTTAATCTTCAGGGGTATGTGTTTTCTGATCAtaaatgtgtaattttttttatacatcagagtTCAGACCACTCACTGAATATCGTAAGACTTTAAAAGTAACTACAGCTTGAATCCAACTATAGTCTGGTTATCATTGGACATGATTCGGGCTACAAGTCtaaggggggggagggggagggaccCCTTCAGGGTGGTAATGTAACTCTACTTCATTACACCACCCTGTCGTTGATTAATTTCCAAAAACAGTGCATCAGGAAGTCCTTACTTAGTGTATAGTTGTATGTGCGGAatgtttgtaatttttttttaaataaataacgtACGCAAAAGAGAAAAGTCTGTGGTTGACGTGGAATTTCAAGAGGTGTTCAGATCAGGAATACACATCTctgggaaacaaacaaacaaaaacaaacaaacaaacaagagcaTCACTGATGCAGTAGCTTACACAGCCATTTATAATTAGCCAAATTTCTCTTCAGGAGAAAAAATTTGAACTAGAGTCATCAAATGATGACACATGAAACCCCATTCCAAATTTtcttaagttgaattggttgctatggaaatatggggggaaaaaaattataaaaagtcagagaaatgtcaaaaggcacaacttctCTAGTCACTTaatataactgtcaggtttcatgaaaaaaaaaaaaaaaaactcctaatagtttttgagttatgctccagaaagtaaaacgtttacagacggaCGGAGCGATAGCTGTAGCCCCCTGGATGATACGCCGGGGATAAAAATTTGATCTTAAAACAATCCGAATCAAAATCCAGTGGAAGCTCCAGGAGtagcagcgatttttgtgaattgtggacggacggacggacgacgCGTGAGGGCGATAGCACATCGGTGGATGAGTTAAAAATCCTGCCATGGAAGATTCAGGTTGTGTTTAGGGTTAATGATGATAGCATTAGtgcagtgatttgattttgatcgaTCTCCACCCAAAAAGTGTCCGTAGATcgttaaagccagtatctcactggactAGTTGGAGacccaacaattgcgataaaaaatgcgaattagcgacaattttcactctgaatcacactgaactgatagtcgcatattttaccacaattttcacatctccaactagtcgcaggctgtcgcagcccggctttccctcggcaggcagggaagtagaggaagcctcgcgttaactgacttgagaagggttcatgacggctttgtgacaccagcgacgcatttgtggctattttgagagaaattttgtcgcacgaattttttgaacacgttcaaaatttcagtgatgaaggagcgacactttgcggctCATGCGAGGAaagtgagaagccccgcgaacgtTTCAAGGCGCTTTTGAAACTctttcgcaagctgtcgcagcccagtgagatactagcttaaCTGTTGCATTTGTCTGAATGACGGACGCTTTGATTGCGTGTTCGGATGAACAAGTATTAGCGTGCTAGTTTCTTTTTTATATAAACTAAACTTGTATAAGTGCATGGAACTACGACTCCAGTGTCTCATAATGAGTGATTTCTCCACAGGGTTTCCCCTGATAGTATcgctcacacaacacacacagagaTGAGCCTGTAGGGTGGAGGAGGTGAGGCAGTGAAGAGAGCAGGACTTACGCTGTAGATGTACGTGAGAGCGTCTGCGCTCCTTCTGAAGCGATGAGGATTCACCTGCATGTGTGTCTTCACCACATCTGCAGGCTGCGTGATCAGAGACGCCAACACCCCCGCTCCAACGCCACAGCTGAAGTTCGCCAACGTGGCGTACGCCGACTCACttatctctacacacacacacaggtttgagAAAATGCTGGGTCTAAACCTAAACAATCTACTTTAATGAGGACCAGCCAAATAATATATTCTGCATTTCAGTCACTAGAGATATCTgatcctcacacactctcacacacgggTGCTGACCGTGAGGCAGCGTGTTCTTGGCCTGGCTGTAGAACATGACGTAGATGCCGGAGAAGGGAACGTCTCGGAGCAGAGTGGCTGTGAGACCGGAGAACAGCGCTCTCgtcccctctgtccgacacacacTGCGCAGAGCTCCTGCTACACTGCTGTAGTTATAACGCCCACTctggacaacacacacacacacgttaaaacAGAAGCAcgggtgtgtacacacacactccaagTCATGTCTCACAGTCGCACCTCAAAGCGCGTTTTGATGACGGTGACCGGCAGCATGCAGACTCCCGCGACACAGCGGGCTCCAGCCCCCAGCAGCATGGCCTCCACGGGATGCATCGCTCGGTCACAGAAGAAGTGCTGCTTCACGCTGTAGTAGGTGCTGAAGTAGATTCCCACACCGGGGATACACCGTACAAACgactacctcacacacacacagacagggagtTAAGGCAGTGTGGTGTAATGGAAGACAGACAAACACATTCTTAATGTTCAAGAGTAAACAGAAAATGTACACACACTGGCCAAAGGTTTGTACACTCCATGACCGTGACACCACCCGTATGTGCAtcttctcttctgggaaggctttccactcgattttagggcgtggctgtggggatgtgtgttcattcagctagtTGGGATGTTGAGGAGAGTCAGTTCATCCTAAAGGTTTTGAGttcggtcagggctctgtgcaggacactcgagttcttcactccaaccttgtCTTCATGGAAGTATGGTCAGACTGGAACGGGTTTGGGTCGCGTATTTCCAGCGaacttccaactttgtggtaacagtttggagaagaagaACCACATGGATGGGACAgtgaggtgtccacatacttttggccaggtAGTGTAcacaatgagtgtgtgtgtgtatatgacagtCACTCACAGGTGAGACTCCCTTCCAAAGTCCAAGCAGCTTCTCCGTCTTCACAACAGTGAGGAAGACTGTTACCATGCCAACCCTTCCTGAACTAAAACAGAGAAAGGAGCAAATCACAATCACTCACCAAAGCTCCACCCACAAAACAACCGCAACCCATCAGACCCCCTCCGTGTCTACCGACTATCCAATCCAACCATGGGTCCCCGCCCACAAAATGTCCCCATAACCAGTGCACCCTCAGTCCCCGCCCCCAGTGTGACTGTATCCAATTACAGCTCTGTTTCTGAAACAATtaggccagtatctcactgggctgtgacagctcgtgactagttggagacaacaattgcgataaaacatgtgaattagtgacaattttcacttggaatcacactgatttgcatgttttattgcaattgttgtgtctccaactagtcgcagcccagtgagatacacttgcacttcctgtctcacagaaactgacttgagaagggttc of Neoarius graeffei isolate fNeoGra1 chromosome 22, fNeoGra1.pri, whole genome shotgun sequence contains these proteins:
- the slc25a38a gene encoding mitochondrial glycine transporter A isoform X2, with the translated sequence MNTHPHSHALKSSGKPSQKRRCTYGWCHGHGVYKPLASSFVRCIPGVGIYFSTYYSVKQHFFCDRAMHPVEAMLLGAGARCVAGVCMLPVTVIKTRFESGRYNYSSVAGALRSVCRTEGTRALFSGLTATLLRDVPFSGIYVMFYSQAKNTLPHEISESAYATLANFSCGVGAGVLASLITQPADVVKTHMQVNPHRFRRSADALTYIYSEHGLAGFFRGAVPRCLRRTMMAAMAWTVYEQLMARMGLKS
- the slc25a38a gene encoding mitochondrial glycine transporter A isoform X1, yielding MEFSLAHPVIKAFMCGSLSGTCSTLLFQPLDLVKTRLQTIQSSVQPGSGRVGMVTVFLTVVKTEKLLGLWKGVSPSFVRCIPGVGIYFSTYYSVKQHFFCDRAMHPVEAMLLGAGARCVAGVCMLPVTVIKTRFESGRYNYSSVAGALRSVCRTEGTRALFSGLTATLLRDVPFSGIYVMFYSQAKNTLPHEISESAYATLANFSCGVGAGVLASLITQPADVVKTHMQVNPHRFRRSADALTYIYSEHGLAGFFRGAVPRCLRRTMMAAMAWTVYEQLMARMGLKS